One window of Panulirus ornatus isolate Po-2019 chromosome 13, ASM3632096v1, whole genome shotgun sequence genomic DNA carries:
- the mEFTu1 gene encoding elongation factor Tu: protein MAACRVYRLLSSCRFSHSIQAHHSRNGSLASLTRTRIVPTFIQTCNYAEKKVYQRDKPHCNIGTIGHVDHGKTTLTAAITKVLANKALAKMKRYDEIDNAPQEKARGITINVAHVEYNTENRHYGHTDCPGHADYIKNMILGTSQMDGAILVVAATDGVMPQTREHLILSKQIGIDHIVIFVNKVDVADEEMIELVEMEIRELMTEMGYDGDNVPLVKGSALAALEGKDEAMGVKAIEELMEVVDSHIPTPVRDLDKPFMLPVETVYSIAGRGTVVGGRLERGIIKKGMDCEFLGFGKKYKTTVTGVEMFHQTLEEAHAGDQMAALIRGIKREDVTKGMVMAKPGTMKSCDNIEGQVYILKKEEGGRTKPFTSYLQMQVYSKTWRCASQIVIADKEMVMPGEDARLIIRLGKPMVLEKGQRFTLREGSVTVGTGVVTAINKDLSPDERLALQEGKKAREKKLQAKN from the exons gtttctCCCATAGTATACAGGCTCATCACAGTCGGAATGGGAGCCTTGCCAGTCTAACCAGGACTAGAATCGTTCCAACTTTTATTCAGACCTGCAACTATGCTGAGAAAAAGGTTTACCAGCGTGACAAACCCCACTGTAACATAGGCACTATTGGACATGTTGATCATGGCAAAACTACTCTGACAGCTGCTATTACTAAAG TTCTTGCAAATAAGGCATTGGCAAAAATGAAGCGATATGATGAAATTGATAATGCCCCCCAAGAGAAAGCACGTGGAATCACCATCAATGTTGCTCATGTTGAATACAATACAGAAAACAGACATTATGGTCACACTGACTGCCCTGGACATGCTGATTATATCAAA AACATGATTCTGGGCACTTCACAAATGGATGGAGCCATATTAGTTGtggcagccacagatggtgtaATGCCTCAAACCAGAGAACATCTTATCCTTTCAAAGCAGATTGGCATTGATCATATAGTAATTTTTGTAAATAAG GTTGATGTTGCAGATGAAGAGATGATAGAGCTGGTGGAAATGGAAATCCGTGAATTGATGACAGAGATGGGTTATGATGGTGACAATGTTCCTTTGGTAAAAGGATCTGCCCTTGCAGCCTTAGAAGGGAAAGATGAGGCTATGG GTGTTAAAGCTATTGAAGAGCTGATGGAAGTAGTTGATAGCCATATTCCAACTCCTGTTCGAGACCTGGACAAGCCCTTCATGCTTCCAGTGGAAACTGTTTACTCAATTGCAG GCCGTGGAACAGTGGTGGGTGGCCGACTTGAGCGTGGAATCATAAAGAAAGGAATGGATTGCGAGTTCTTGGGATTTGGGAAGAAATATAAAACTACTGTCACTGGTGTTGAAATGTTCCACCAAACTTTGGAAGAGGCTCATGCTGGAGATCAGATGGCTGCTCTGATCCGTGGTATTAAGAGGGAAGATGTAACGAAAGGAATG GTTATGGCCAAACCAGGAACAATGAAATCTTGTGACAACATTGAAGGACAGGTTTATATACTTAAGAAGGAAGAAGGGGGCAGAACAAAGCCATTCACATCATATCTTCAAATGCAAGTGTACAGCAAAACTTGGCGATGTGCTTCTCAGATTGTAATAGCTGATAAAGAgatggtgatgccaggagaagATGCCAG ACTCATTATACGCTTGGGGAAACCAATGGTGTTAGAGAAGGGTCAGCGATTTACTCTTCGTGAAGGGAGTGTCACTGTTGGCACTGGTGTTGTTACGGCCATCAACAAGGATTTATCGCCAGATGAAAGATTGGCACTCCAGGAAGGCAAGAAGGCCCGAGAAAAGAAGCTTCAGGCTAAAAATTAA